CGCCGCACACGATGCCTACCTGTGCCCTGCAGCATGATTCAACGCTTATGGTCTTTCTGGAAGGGAGCTTTACAATAACCGTGTTCCCCTCGTGCGCAACTACAAGGGCATGCGAGCCTGGGGCGCGGACTACCTTGCCACCGTCCCCTGGCGTAAGCTCAATGTTGTAAATGTAACTTCCGTCAGGTATGCTTGAAAGAGGAAGCACGCTTCCAGGCGTCTGCGGGGCCTTTGCCCCATAGTACACCTGCGTTCCAAGCTGCGCGCCTTCCGGGGCAAGAAGATATTCCTGCTGCATTGTGTCCAAAACAACTTTCATCACAAGCGCCCCCCTTGCCGGGTCGTCAATGAAATCTATTATTTTTGCGGGTATCAGGCTCTCCTTTTCCCGCGTATCCGCGCTTTTGTACTTAAGCTCGAGTTTGTACCTGTGCGACTTTGCGGCATAGGCTAGCGACTTGTGCCCTTTGCCTCTCCTCTGTTGCTTGAGCAGCTTTCCCATTCAAATCATCCTTGTTAATTTTGCATATCTGAACTCTGAATCTTTTTTATCATGCAATCTTGAGCTTTGCAGCTATGTCGTCCGCCTTGAAGCCTTTTTTGAGCTTGACATAGGCGCGCTTTTGCCCGCCTGGCGTTATGTGCGTGTTTACAAATTCGACTTTCACGCCATACGTCTTTTCAACCTCGTCGCGGATGCCTTTTTTTGTGGAGTCCTTGTCAACAACAAAAAGTATCTTGTTTTCAATTTCAATCATGCTGATTGCCTTTTCGGTTGTTACGGGGTATAATATTGCCATCTCGAATCACGTTTTTAGCATCTTTCCATGAGACCTGTTGTGTTTTACTGCTTTCCCTTTGCAGGCCCGTAAAGCCTTGAAATCTGCTCAAGTGCTCCTGTAGTATAAACTGCAAGCCTTCCTGCCGCAGCCCCTGGCGCCAGGTCAAGTGCGCTGATGTTGGATGCAAGCACAGTGTCAACGCCTGCAATGTTCCTTGCAGACTTTAGAAGCGGAGAATTGTTCCCAACCACTACGATAGCCGACTTGGGGCCCTTTTTTTCCGCCCTCCTTCTTCCAACCCCGCTGACTCTCTTGGTTTTTTTCGCCCTTTCAAGGTCCTGCCCAAGCCCGGCTGCAACCAATGCACTGACTATCTCCTTTGTTTTTGCAACCGATTCAAGCTTGCTGTCAAAAACAATCGGGAGTGCAGCCACATCCTTTACTTTGTGGCCCCTTGCCTGCACCACGCTTTTATTTGCTGTCGCTGCAAGCGCGCTTTGGATGGCCTTTGCATACTCCTTTTTGTTCATTGACTCGAAAAGCACTTTTTCAACGTGCGGCGGGTGCGCCCTTCGCCCCTTTACTGCAGAAGGTATCCTTTTTACCTTGCCAAGCCTGCCTTTTGGCAAAACCTCGCGCGGCCTTATTGCAGTGCCCTTGTTTTTCCCAGAGCCGTAGTCCTCTTTTCTTCCCCTGTACCTTGCGGACGTTTCCATTCCTGCCCTTGGGTCATTGCCCTTTGGCTGGTAAGTTGCAGACAGGTCTGAAAGAACCGCCCTTTTTATTAGGTCTGTCCTCACAACCTGCCCAAACACCTCGGGCAGCTGCATCTCAGAGGATTTTTTTCCGTCAATGCCGTAAACAGGGATTTTCATTTTCTGCACCTTGCATTCTTCTAATAATATAATATACGTGGCTAACACTTCTCATTATATTGCAAATAATTCCCCTATTGTTTTGATTCCTGTGAAATATATCCGACAACAGGCGCGCTTAGTGGGGCCACACCGCCTCCTTTGGCCGCCTTCCTGAACCTGATGAGCCTTTTTGCAGGTCCGCTTATGGAGCCTTTCAAAAGCACATAGCTTGTCTTGACAAGCCCGTAATTCATAAATCCGCCCTTGGGGTTTATCTCAGCC
Above is a genomic segment from Candidatus Parvarchaeota archaeon containing:
- a CDS encoding 50S ribosomal protein L2, giving the protein MGKLLKQQRRGKGHKSLAYAAKSHRYKLELKYKSADTREKESLIPAKIIDFIDDPARGALVMKVVLDTMQQEYLLAPEGAQLGTQVYYGAKAPQTPGSVLPLSSIPDGSYIYNIELTPGDGGKVVRAPGSHALVVAHEGNTVIVKLPSRKTISVESCCRAQVGIVCGGGRLEKPLMKAGANFYKKHAQNRKWPVNRGVHMAAYTHPFGGKQHHKGRSSSIGRGAPPGRKVGHLASRSTGRGGQSRDKSQE
- a CDS encoding 50S ribosomal protein L23 produces the protein MAILYPVTTEKAISMIEIENKILFVVDKDSTKKGIRDEVEKTYGVKVEFVNTHITPGGQKRAYVKLKKGFKADDIAAKLKIA
- the rplD gene encoding 50S ribosomal protein L4, which translates into the protein MKIPVYGIDGKKSSEMQLPEVFGQVVRTDLIKRAVLSDLSATYQPKGNDPRAGMETSARYRGRKEDYGSGKNKGTAIRPREVLPKGRLGKVKRIPSAVKGRRAHPPHVEKVLFESMNKKEYAKAIQSALAATANKSVVQARGHKVKDVAALPIVFDSKLESVAKTKEIVSALVAAGLGQDLERAKKTKRVSGVGRRRAEKKGPKSAIVVVGNNSPLLKSARNIAGVDTVLASNISALDLAPGAAAGRLAVYTTGALEQISRLYGPAKGKQ